The Candidatus Methylomirabilota bacterium genomic interval ATTGGCCTGGACCAGGTGGTCCGCGACGAGGTCGGCTTCGGCAGCGGCGCTGCCGCCGGATTTCAAAATGGCGCTGGTCAATCGACGGAGCCGGTCGGCGGTCATGAGCACGAGGACGTCCTCCTGGTACTGGGATCTGTCATGACGGCGCGTTCACTCCGCGCCCGACGTAGGATAAGCTAACCGCCGACACCGGGCCACCGCCTAACCACGCAGAAGGAAGGGCACGCCATGACCGCTCCGCTCGTCAGCTACGCCGTCGCCGACAAGGTCGGCATTGTCACGCTCAACCGGCCCGACAAGCTCAACGCCATCACGCCCGCGTTGAAGGCGCTGCTCATCGAGCGCTTCCACGAGGCCGACCGCGATGCTGCCACCAGCGTCGTCGTTCTGCGCGCCGAGGGGCGCAGCTTCTCGGCCGGGTACGACATCGGCCCCAGTCCGGCTCGCGCCGCCCGGCGGGGCAATGCGCTCGCGTGGCACGAGTCGCTCACCGACGACGTCCGGCTCGAGACGACGCCGTGGGACATGCGCAAGCCGGTCATCGCCTCCGTGCAGGGCCACTGCCTGGGCGGCGCGTGCGAGATGGTGATGATGTGCGACGTCACCATCGCCGCCGATGACGCCCTGTTCGGCGAGCCCGAGATCCGCTTCTCCAACGTGGGGCCGGCGCTGATCATGCCGTTCATCGTCGGCCTCAAGCGAGCCCGGGAGCTGCTCTATCTCGGCGACTCCATCGATGCCCAGACGGCGCTGGCCTGGGGCATGGTCAACCGTGTCGTGCCGCGCGCCGAGCTGGCCGCCGCCACGCTGAAGTTCGCGCGCCGGATGGCGCTGATCTCGCCGGAAGCGCTGGCCGCCACCAAGCTGGCGATCAACCGCGGCGCCGACGCCGCCGGCTTCCGCAACGCCATTCGCGCCGGCCTCGACGTGCTGGCTCCACTCTACGCGGCTCGTACCGAGGTGGGAACGACGTTCGACGCGATCCGCGAGAAGGAAGGGCTCGGCGTCGCGCTCAAGTGGCGGGCCGCCCAGTTCGCAGAGTAGGTCTTTCAGGTCGATCCGCTCGGGGTCGCCGGGCACCAGGACGGTGACGGGTAGGCCGGAGGCGAGTACCGGGGCCACCTGAGCCGAGACGAGTTGCCCGTCTATAATGCGCCAGGGTCATGGCACGCTACGACACGGCGGTCATCGGTGTGGGCATCGTGGGGGCGTCGGCCGTCTACGCGCTCGCGCAGGCCGGCGCCCGCGTGCTGGCGCTCGATGCCGGCGCGGCCGGCGCGGGAACCAGCAGCAACTCGTTCGCCTGGGTGAACTCGGTCAACAAGGAGCCGGAGGTCTACCACCGGTTGAACGCCGACGGCATGACGGCCCATCGGAGGCTGGTGCGCGAGCTTGGCGGTGAGGCCGGTTATCACGAGGGTGGCTCGCTCGAATGGGCGGAGGCCGGCGAGGAGCACGCGCTACGCGCACGAGTCGAGCGGCTCCGCCGGTGGGGCTATCCGGCGCGGTGGATCTGCCGTGACGACGCCCTGGGCATGGAGGGGGGACTGACGATTCCCACCGACGTCCCCGAAGTCGTCCTCTACGAGGCCGACGGCTGGCTCGACGCCCCGCGCCTGATCAGGCGCCTTTTGGCTGCCGCCTCGGCGCGCGGCGCCGAGGTTCGCGAGCGAACCCCCGTACGCTCGCTGCGTCGACGCGGGGATCGTGTGGAGGCGCTGGTCACCGACGCGGGCGAGGTGCACGCGGACTCGGTCTTGCTCTGTGTCGGACCGACCACCCAGGCCTTCCTGGACCCTCTCGGGGTGACGATCCCCATCGGGCGTGTGGCTGGCCTTCTCGCGGTGACGTCGCGCCCGGCCCACGCACTCGGTCGCGTCGTGCACGCGCCGGGGATTCACCTGCGTCCGGATGCGAGCGGTGGGCTACTGCTGGGCGCCCGTGATGTCGATCCACGGATAACGGATACGACCGCGCCCGCGAGGGCGTCGGAGATCGCCGCCGTCCTGCTCGAGCGCGCCGCCCGCGTCTTCGCGCCGGCCCGCGACGTGCGACTCGCCGAGTGCCGGATTGGTGTGCGGCCGATGCCGGCCGACAATCAGACGGTGGCCGGCCGGATTCCCGGATTCACGAACGCGTGGATGCTGGCCACCCACAGCGGCGTAACGCTCGGTCCCCTGCTCGGGCACCTGATCGCCAGCGAGATCACCGGTGGATCGCCCTCCGCCACGCTCGCCCCGTTCCGACCCGAGCGATTCGGGACGGTCGAAGCGGGGACCTCGAGGTAGCGCTCCTCGCCCGCGGCCTCAGCCCCGCAGCGCGGTGAGCATCACGTCGAGGCCCACCCGAAGCCCCACGGGCAGGCCGTCCTCGTTCATCTCGAACTCGGGGGCGCGGTGCGGGTGTGGGCGGCCGTCGAGCGGCGCGATGCCGACCCGGAAGGCGCTGGCCGGGATGATGTTGTGCTTGGTCCCGCCGACGAACTGGCCCACGGTGAGCACGGCGGTCTCCTGGGCGGCGACCTCCTGCGGGACCAGGTTCTGCATCCCGACCAGGATGTTGGCCGCCGCCGTGATCGGGTCCATCGACAGGTGCGGGTATGCGCCGTGGCCGCCCGGGCCCGTGACCACGACGTCGAAGAAGTCGGCCGAGGCCATCGCCGGCCCCGGTCGCAGCCCCACGTGGCCGACCGCCGTCTGGGTCGTGACATGCAGACCGTAGACTTCGTCAACCCGCGGCCGCTCGAGCACGCCCGCCTCGATCATTGGCTTGGCGCCGCCGAAGATCTCCTCCGCCGGCTGGAGATGAAGACTGCCGTGCCCGGTACGTCGCTTCGGCGGGCGGACAGAATCTCGGCAAGGGTGACCGCGATGGCCGTGTGCCGTCGTGACCGCACGCGTGCATCACCCCAGGCGTGCCGGACTCGAAGGGCTGGTCCAGCGACTCGTTGAGGGGCAGCGCGTCGATGTCCGCCCGCCAGGCGACGGTGCGTCCGGGCGTGGTCGGCGTGCTGACCTACGGGCGATCCCGGTGCGGACCTCGAGGCCGGCAGTGTGCAGCCGCTCGGCGCTCGGGCGCGTGTCCGCACGAGTCGTTCTCCCTTCCAATAGTAGAAGACGCCCGAAGGCTCCTTCCTCTCCTTCACCGCCTCGCTCCAATACCTTGCTGATAGCCTGCCATCCGCTTGCCATGAGCGGCCGCCCAGTTCCAGCGCACCGTCGCGGTCTCGCGAGATCCGCAGGAGGCTCACCGCGGAAGGCTCCCGTGGGTTGCGCTCCGTCAGCGGTCCTACGCTCGCACCAGCACGGCCTGAATCATCACGATGCGCCCCTCGTCCCGATTGCGCGTGCCCGCGCGCGTGATCTCGTCGATCGCGTCTCCCATGACGATCCGCTGGATGGCCTGGGCGGGCACAACGGCGCCGGTGCTCGGCCCCGCCAGCTCTGCGGTGACGTCAGCCCAGGCGCGGACGCGGAACCCCGCCGCCTCCATCACCGCGCGCATCTCCTCCGGCGCGCGCAAGAAGCTCGTGGTGGCGTCGGGCGCCCACATCACGGGGAAGATGACGGGTTGCACGGAACCGGCCATCGGCTCCTGGATCGCCAGCAGACCGCCCGGGCCCAGCACGCGGGCGAAACCAGCATACAGCCGCTCCTTGTCGGCGATGTTCATGCCGCTGTTCTGCGTCCACACGACATCGAACGCGCCGGCGCCCACGTCCAGCGCCAGCGCATCGCCGAGACGATGGCTGACCCGGTCCCCGAGTCGCAGCCGGGCCGTGAGGGCCTCGCCCGTGCGCACGTACGATTCTGTGGGGTCGACCACGGTCACCTGACAGCCGAACTCCACGGCCAGCGTGCGCGCGGGTCCGCCCAGCCCGCCGCCCACGTCGAGCACGCGCATGCCCGGCTTCAGCTCTGCCCGTCTGGCCAGCTGCAGGGTGGACTTCTTTCCTCCGCTGTGAAACTGGTCGGCCAGCGCCAGGTCGTCGATCGTCAGCGTGGCGGCGTCCTTCCCGGTCGCGGCGAGCGCCTCGAGAATCGTCCGCTCCAGCCCCTCACGGCCCCAATACGCGTTGGCATCCATGCTGTCACGCCTTATATAACACGGCGATTCTGGCCATGGTCGAGCTGACATCCACTGCGCGCGGGCCTGATGGAAGATGAAGATGGATGGTGCGCCTGGGAGGATTCGAACCCCCGACCCTCGGATTAGAAGTCCGACGCTCTGTCCACCTGAGCTACAGGCGCATCAGCTAGTTACGATACACCAGCCTGTGCGCCGGAGACAGCGGGCTACTTACGTGCTAGTTCCGGAAGCCGGCGTGCTCCTCGACACGGGCGAGGTCAGCGCCGAGTTGGGCACGGATTGGCGGCGACAGCGCCGAGAGGATGTGATCGCGCAGTTCCGGGTTGTTCAGGACATACAGGGCGATGGCCAGCCACTGGAGCACCGCACGAAAATCTCCGCCGATCGCCACAACGTCTTTCTTTATCGCCTCGAGTTCCGCTGTGGCAATGTCAAACGTATCGGCACCCTTGCCTAGCAGATCGACGCTGCGACTGGCGAGGGTCCGCCACTCTTTGACCTTATCCTCCAACGTCCGTTCGAGTATGCGCTTCTCCTCCTCGTGGGCCTGCTCCTTGAGGCGCACCATCTGATTAGCGAACTCCTCGATGGCCTGGAGGTGCTCATCCCGCTTCTTCTGCTCGTCGGAGATGGTGTTCCGGTGCGAAACGCCCTTCACGGGGGCCAGGGACAGGAGCTTCGTCCACCAGCGCGCCGGCATGGACCACATTGTAGCTGATGCGCACCCCACACGTTGGCGGGCCGCACAGCGGCCGCCGCTGAGCCGTCGACCTCGCCAGGGCTGTAGCCCGGAGCTACACTCCTCCCTCTACCTAGCCTGAGTCAACCTGGTGTGGACGCTTGAGCTTGTCGCCGGGCCGAAGATTCAGCACGGCCTCTGGAAAGCTCTCGGCCAACCATTTAACTACATCGTTGACGGTGACGATCCCGAGTGGGCGATGGTCTGCATCGACAAGCGGGATGGACCGGTGCCCGCCAACGTGCATACGGTTCACTGCGTAACAGATTCGGTCGTCGGAAGCGAGCGTCTCTGGCGCCGCCGTCATCACCTCGGCTAGCTTGGTCTGCTCGGGATTCCGCTTCTGCCGCATGACCCGGGTCAATGCGTCACGCTCGGTGAAGATCCCAGTGAGATGGCCTTCGGCATCAACGACGACAACGGCTGCCCGCCGATTGTCCACCATCTTCGTGATGGCCTCCGCCACAGTCGCTTCCGGCGGCAGCCTGATCGGCTCGCTGGGCGCTAACAGTTTCACCGGGCTGCTGAGCAGTGCTTCCTCAAGCTTCCGGAACTCCGCCTCGAGCGATTCTGAGTACTCATCCCCCAATTCGCTCATACTTCGCTCCCGTCACCCCGGCATGTGGATGAGCCCTGGGTGCCGAGAGTCTCCGCTCATGGACTCGACCCGTCAAGGCCGTCCTTGACCGTCTTCGTCAATCGGCGCTAACGTGGAGACGCTTGTGCCGTTGAGCCTGTTGTCCTTCCTTCTGTCCTTCCTGCCTCACTGCTCTCGGTCAGCAGATCGCTATCGTTGAGGATCGCGTCTATCGCGAGGGCGAGACGCGAACGGCTTGTGGGAGGGACGCGCGCTGCGCGCTGGCTGTCATCAACGTTTGGGCAGTGGGTGACTCGCGAAGAATGCGGTCATCCGTTCCGCCATGCGCTTGGGATCCATCATCTGTAACCCGTGGGTTGCACCTTTGAGGACGAAGGGTTCCGTCTGGGGCAACCAGGCCTGCACCAGTTGGTGGATTTCGGCCCAGCCGGGCCAGAGCGCGTGACTGTCTCCCCCGAGCACGCCCAGGACCGGCTGCGTGATGCGCCCGGCGTCCGCCTGCGTGAAAGTCCACTGCTGGAGCGCGGCTAACTCCATTCCGAAGAAGGTATCGGCGTCGGCCACGGCCTGCGCGAAACCGCCCGGAACCTCGCGGTCCAGCACGCTGCGGTACTCGGGCCCCACCACCGCCTTGAGGAAGCCGTCAACTGCCCCGGCCTTGTTGCCCGCCTCGTACATCTGGAACACCGGTCCCATCGCGTCCATGAAGAGCTGAACGCTCGGGACGATGAGCAGTGCCGGCTCCAGCAACACGAGCGAATGGACGGCCTCGGGCGCGTCCAGAGCAAGCTGTAAGGCGATCGCGCCGCCGTACGAGTGCCCGACGACGTGCGCCCGCGTTATGCCGAGCTGCTGCATCAGGGCCCGGCAGTCCGCAGCCTGCTCCGCGATGCTCAGCGGACTCTTCGAATGCGTGCTGCCGGCATAGTCACGCCGATGGTACAGAATCAGTTGGTGGCGTTCGGTCAGCACCGGTTCTGCCAGTAGCGGCGCGAACGCATCCGCGACTAAGGCGCCGTGCACCAGCACGACCGGGTCTCCGGAACCGCGAACCTCGTATTCCAGCTCTCGTCCGGCAATCTGTGCGCGCTTCATCGCATGCTCCTTTCTCTGCTGAGGTCGAGGATCGGCAACGTGAAGGTGAAGGTCGAACCCTTCCCCTTCTGGCTGTCGACCCAGATCCTTCCCCCATGAAGCTCGACGAACCGTCGGGACAGCGCGAGGCCGAGTCCAGTGCCCTCCACCTTCGTGTCTGCCGGTCCGACCTGCCGGAACTCCTCGAACACCGCCGGCTGATCCTCGGGCGCGATGCCCACCCCGGTATCTGATACCGCAATCTCGGCCATGCCCTCGACGACGCGCGCCCGTACATCGACCCGGCCGCCTTCGGGGGTGAACTTCACGGCGTTCGACAAGAGATTGAGCAACACCTGCTTGATCTTCCGCTCATCGGCGCGGATCTGGCCGAGCCGCGGATCCACGGCCTGGTGCAGCGCGATGCCCCGGCGGGCCGCGCGGTCCCGGACCAGCGTGAGCGCGTTATCGATGGCCTGAGGCAGATCGAACTCCGTGAGATACAGCTCCATCCGGCCCGCCTCGACCTTGGAAAGGTCGAGGATGTCGTTGATGAGCGATAGCAGGTGCTGGCCGGAGGCGTAGATGTCTCTGAGATATTCGTCCTGCTTCGCATTGAGCTCTCCGAACATGCGCTCGATCAGCGCCTCGGAGAAGCCGATGATCGCGTTGAGCGGCGTCCGCAGCTCGTGCGACATGTTGGCCAGGAACTCGGACTTGTGCCGACTCGCCGCCTCGAGATTGCGGTTCGCCGACTCCAGCTCGTTGAACAGCCGGACGTTCTCGATGGCGATGACGGCCTGATCGGCAAAGGTCTGCAGGAGGGCGAGATCACTCTCGCTGAACGCGCCGGGGCTGGCCCGACCGACCGTGATGACCCCCACGACCTCCCTCTCCCGGAACATTGGCACGACCACCATGGATCGGAAGCCCAGCGCCCGGGCGGCCACGCGCCCGATCCCGGGATTGGCGCGGGGGTCGGCCGCCATGTCCGCGACATTGACGACCGTCCGGTCGAGGATCGCCTGTCCGATGAGCGACGAGGCATCGGCCGGTCGCGGGAACTGGCTGGTGATCTGCGGCGGCAGGCCCGAGGGGTGGCTGGTCACGGCAAAGTGGATCCGCCGCCCATCGTAGCGGTAGAGCGAGCTGAGGGTGCCCCCGCACAGGCGCACGGCGCTGCGGACGATCGCCGAAAACACGGGCCCGACGTCGGCTGGCGAGCTGGAGATCACGCGCAGGATCTCCGCCGTGGCCGCCTGCTGATTGAGCGCCTGGGCCAGGCGCTTCTCGAGGTCCCGGACGCTCGACGCCCGGGCGCCCGGACGCCGGGGCCGCGCCTTGCTTTTCACGATGCGTGCGCCTCGCCCGTCAGGGGGCTTGCCGCGAGAGCAAGTCGAACGACTCCACGGCGATCCGGTAGGTTTCCGCGGGCTTCAGGGGTGGGAGCGTGAAGTACCCCCGCCCGCCGGAGTCGATGGACCCGTAGACCCAGCCGAATTGCTGGCGGGTGACGCCGCCCTGCGGATCCAGGACTTCGACCTTCAAGCGGACGCTCCCCACGCGGTACCCAGAGTAATTGTAGACGTAGCCCTCGACGCCGGGCCTCAGCTGACCGCTGCGCGGCTGCCACTCCACCGGAAATATCTGCGGGTCGGGACTGACCGTCTGCGCCTGGGCGAGCTGGGCGGAACAGGCGAGGAGGACGGTACACACCACCCGCTTGAGCATAGGGCCTCGTTGCTGTCCGCGCCGGGAGCTCAGGCGGCGGGGCGCTCCCGCAGGCCGACCTTCAGCGTTCGGCCTTCCTTCTCGAAGCGCACCTTGCCTTCTCGAGCCAGCCAGCCGAGGCCCAGGAAAAGGACCTGGTCCGACAGCTTCGTCCCCTGCCTGAGCTTGCTGAGGGGCGTCTCGCCGGACCGGTCGAGGTATTCCCAGATGACGCCTGCCGCGTGTCCGATCTCCGCTTCCATCACAGCCTCTTCAGCTCCGAAACGACAGAGCGGTGGCAACGTTCCGCGTTGGTCCTGCGCGGGCACGACGAAGAGTAGCCCGGTGCTTCCGCTGCGGTCAAGCAGATGCGCCGGCTAGTTGTTCGACGGCTCCAGGCGCTCGAGGCGTACAAGGTGGCGAGGAACGCGGACGACGCGCACGTCGGACTCCAGCGACGAGACCCGCACCGTGAACAGGCCGACGTCCAGCGCCAGCCGGCGCAGGGCGGTGGCCAGCTCGGTGAGGGTCTTGGCCAGCTCGTCCATGTCGTCCATAGGGGCGTGGATCGTAGCGGATCCTGCGACGCCGCGCCATGTGCAGACGGAGACATGTCTTCCGTTACGCGGAGGGCTCGTGCAATTTGACGGTTCCTGCGGATCAGCCGATCCGGTTGCCGGCGATCGGCTCGTGGCCCCAGGTGAAGAAGGCCTCGCCGCCGGCTCGGGTGACGAGGGCGATGTCCTCGAGCCAGTTACGGGTGCGATCGTCGCCGGGCACCTGCAGATGCACGGCGACGACCATGCCGGCCTCGAGGCTCCAGTCGTGGCGGCTGGCCGGCAGCTCCATGTCGATGTGCTCCAGCCCCAGTCCGTGGAAGAAGATGAAGGCCTGATCGGCGTCCGCCAGGCCGGCCTTGCGCATGGCCTGCCGGCCCGTGGCCTGTAGCTCGCTGAGCTTCGCCCCTGGACGCATCGCATGCTGTATCTCGGTCATCGCCGCCGCCGTCGCTGCGGCCATCTGGCGGCCCCGGCCGCGGGGCTCATCATCCACGACCCAGGTCTTGCCGCCGTCCCAGCAGTAGTGCTGCCACGTCCCGTGGCAATCCCACATGATGTGCATGCCCGGCTCGACGACGAAGTCCTCGCCGCCGGACTGGGTGTACAGGGCCGGCTCGGCCCCCGGCGGATTCGCCATGACGATGGCGCCCGGGTCGCGGACGAACCCGCCCAGGCTGACCGCCGCCGTGTGGTATGTGCGGGTCATCTCCTGCCACGTCATCCCCCGTGACCAGCTCCGGATGGTGCGCGCGATGGCCTCCTGGTTCAGCCTGGTCGCCTCACGCAGCACGCGAACTTCGTCGGGCGTCTTCACCTGGCGGACGTACTTGAGGGCTCCGTAGGCATCCTCGACCCGCACCGCGGCGGGAGCCACTGCGCGGGCGAAGCGCAGATCGTCGAATCCGACCGTCCCCCGGGCCAGCCCGAGGTCGCGCAGCGCCGCCACCGTGCCCTCGACGAGGCTTCCGGCGTAGCGGGCCGCCGCGGCCTGCCCGCGCCGGCTCTTCAGCACCGCGGCCGGCACGTACCGGTCCAGCGGCGCCCCACCCCACGAGATATCGAGCGGCGTGAGCAGGGTGGCGTAGGGCCGCGCGTCCTCGACCCACGAGGGCTGCATGAGGAAGTGCGCGAGGTCGAACTCGGCCACGACGATGACCGGATGCCGGGGCTCGTGCCGGGAGAGCACGACGGCGGCATAGCCATTGGTCTCCTGGACCGAGGCGCTGGCCGGCGGGGCGAATCCGCTCAGGTAGAACACGTTCGGGCGGAGGTACGAGACGATGCCGTCCAGGCCGCGCCGCTCCATGGTGTCGAGCAGGCGGTCCAGATGGCAGAGGCGTTCGGGCAACGGCGGGGCCGGCACCTGGCTCATGCGATCGCGGGAGCAGGATGACACCCGGTCCCCCGCTTGACAAGTCCGGTGCGAGCCGGCAGCGCCGGGCGTCCGCGACTAGGCGGAGTGCTCGAGCACCTCCTCGAAGGCGCCGCGGCTGCCCGGCGAGACGTCGAGCAGCTCGCAGCCGCCCGCGTAGCAGCCGTTGCCGTCTTCCTGCCGGAGCCAGGCCAGGCGGGCGATGGCTTCGATCGGCTTCTCCAGGCCGTTCGGATGCAGGGTCACCCACAGGAGCTCCGGAGCCCCGTTGCCGAGCTGATCACAGGCGAACCCCATGCCGGTGCGCGAGATGTCCCGCAAGGGGCCCTGGAACAGCACCGCG includes:
- a CDS encoding M24 family metallopeptidase produces the protein MSQVPAPPLPERLCHLDRLLDTMERRGLDGIVSYLRPNVFYLSGFAPPASASVQETNGYAAVVLSRHEPRHPVIVVAEFDLAHFLMQPSWVEDARPYATLLTPLDISWGGAPLDRYVPAAVLKSRRGQAAAARYAGSLVEGTVAALRDLGLARGTVGFDDLRFARAVAPAAVRVEDAYGALKYVRQVKTPDEVRVLREATRLNQEAIARTIRSWSRGMTWQEMTRTYHTAAVSLGGFVRDPGAIVMANPPGAEPALYTQSGGEDFVVEPGMHIMWDCHGTWQHYCWDGGKTWVVDDEPRGRGRQMAAATAAAMTEIQHAMRPGAKLSELQATGRQAMRKAGLADADQAFIFFHGLGLEHIDMELPASRHDWSLEAGMVVAVHLQVPGDDRTRNWLEDIALVTRAGGEAFFTWGHEPIAGNRIG
- a CDS encoding methyltransferase domain-containing protein, which translates into the protein MDANAYWGREGLERTILEALAATGKDAATLTIDDLALADQFHSGGKKSTLQLARRAELKPGMRVLDVGGGLGGPARTLAVEFGCQVTVVDPTESYVRTGEALTARLRLGDRVSHRLGDALALDVGAGAFDVVWTQNSGMNIADKERLYAGFARVLGPGGLLAIQEPMAGSVQPVIFPVMWAPDATTSFLRAPEEMRAVMEAAGFRVRAWADVTAELAGPSTGAVVPAQAIQRIVMGDAIDEITRAGTRNRDEGRIVMIQAVLVRA
- a CDS encoding FAD-dependent oxidoreductase, whose product is MARYDTAVIGVGIVGASAVYALAQAGARVLALDAGAAGAGTSSNSFAWVNSVNKEPEVYHRLNADGMTAHRRLVRELGGEAGYHEGGSLEWAEAGEEHALRARVERLRRWGYPARWICRDDALGMEGGLTIPTDVPEVVLYEADGWLDAPRLIRRLLAAASARGAEVRERTPVRSLRRRGDRVEALVTDAGEVHADSVLLCVGPTTQAFLDPLGVTIPIGRVAGLLAVTSRPAHALGRVVHAPGIHLRPDASGGLLLGARDVDPRITDTTAPARASEIAAVLLERAARVFAPARDVRLAECRIGVRPMPADNQTVAGRIPGFTNAWMLATHSGVTLGPLLGHLIASEITGGSPSATLAPFRPERFGTVEAGTSR
- a CDS encoding winged helix-turn-helix domain-containing protein, yielding MEAEIGHAAGVIWEYLDRSGETPLSKLRQGTKLSDQVLFLGLGWLAREGKVRFEKEGRTLKVGLRERPAA
- a CDS encoding alpha/beta hydrolase; its protein translation is MKRAQIAGRELEYEVRGSGDPVVLVHGALVADAFAPLLAEPVLTERHQLILYHRRDYAGSTHSKSPLSIAEQAADCRALMQQLGITRAHVVGHSYGGAIALQLALDAPEAVHSLVLLEPALLIVPSVQLFMDAMGPVFQMYEAGNKAGAVDGFLKAVVGPEYRSVLDREVPGGFAQAVADADTFFGMELAALQQWTFTQADAGRITQPVLGVLGGDSHALWPGWAEIHQLVQAWLPQTEPFVLKGATHGLQMMDPKRMAERMTAFFASHPLPKR
- a CDS encoding GAF domain-containing sensor histidine kinase, which encodes MKSKARPRRPGARASSVRDLEKRLAQALNQQAATAEILRVISSSPADVGPVFSAIVRSAVRLCGGTLSSLYRYDGRRIHFAVTSHPSGLPPQITSQFPRPADASSLIGQAILDRTVVNVADMAADPRANPGIGRVAARALGFRSMVVVPMFREREVVGVITVGRASPGAFSESDLALLQTFADQAVIAIENVRLFNELESANRNLEAASRHKSEFLANMSHELRTPLNAIIGFSEALIERMFGELNAKQDEYLRDIYASGQHLLSLINDILDLSKVEAGRMELYLTEFDLPQAIDNALTLVRDRAARRGIALHQAVDPRLGQIRADERKIKQVLLNLLSNAVKFTPEGGRVDVRARVVEGMAEIAVSDTGVGIAPEDQPAVFEEFRQVGPADTKVEGTGLGLALSRRFVELHGGRIWVDSQKGKGSTFTFTLPILDLSRERSMR
- a CDS encoding enoyl-CoA hydratase-related protein → MTAPLVSYAVADKVGIVTLNRPDKLNAITPALKALLIERFHEADRDAATSVVVLRAEGRSFSAGYDIGPSPARAARRGNALAWHESLTDDVRLETTPWDMRKPVIASVQGHCLGGACEMVMMCDVTIAADDALFGEPEIRFSNVGPALIMPFIVGLKRARELLYLGDSIDAQTALAWGMVNRVVPRAELAAATLKFARRMALISPEALAATKLAINRGADAAGFRNAIRAGLDVLAPLYAARTEVGTTFDAIREKEGLGVALKWRAAQFAE
- a CDS encoding CBS domain-containing protein, yielding MSELGDEYSESLEAEFRKLEEALLSSPVKLLAPSEPIRLPPEATVAEAITKMVDNRRAAVVVVDAEGHLTGIFTERDALTRVMRQKRNPEQTKLAEVMTAAPETLASDDRICYAVNRMHVGGHRSIPLVDADHRPLGIVTVNDVVKWLAESFPEAVLNLRPGDKLKRPHQVDSG